The proteins below come from a single Streptomyces sp. SCSIO 75703 genomic window:
- a CDS encoding FCD domain-containing protein, with protein sequence MSSRHSHNGSGGRRAAGSASPSPLAAMGSGSRRPADPGTSVELTQRLLRVLAEGGLRPGQRLPGERALSEQMGVGRTAMREALKSLTVLGFLEVRQGDGTFLTTNTSNLLPRIVEWGLFLGDPSIDALIEARAEVEVSLAGLAARHGDAAARGRVEQFFTFMELATAAEDAERFASADISFHLAIGDASENPVLAGVLVNIRSLLRSWTEKVLASEVRLVDSLELHRPIAEAIRDQDEPAARAAMAAHMGTAVANLRRARRDRPGSP encoded by the coding sequence ATGAGCAGCCGGCACAGTCACAACGGTTCGGGCGGCAGGCGAGCCGCCGGTTCGGCGAGCCCGTCGCCGCTCGCGGCGATGGGCTCCGGGAGCCGGCGTCCCGCCGATCCGGGGACGAGTGTCGAGCTGACCCAGCGGCTGCTGCGCGTGCTGGCCGAGGGCGGCCTGCGCCCCGGGCAGCGCCTGCCGGGAGAACGGGCCCTGTCCGAGCAGATGGGCGTCGGCCGCACCGCCATGCGGGAGGCGCTGAAGTCGCTCACGGTGCTCGGCTTCCTCGAAGTACGCCAGGGCGACGGGACCTTCCTCACGACGAACACGTCCAACCTGCTGCCCCGGATCGTGGAGTGGGGGCTCTTCCTGGGCGACCCGTCGATCGACGCGCTCATCGAGGCCCGTGCCGAAGTGGAGGTGTCGCTGGCCGGACTGGCGGCCCGGCACGGGGACGCCGCCGCCCGCGGTCGCGTCGAGCAGTTCTTCACCTTCATGGAGCTGGCGACCGCCGCCGAGGACGCCGAGCGGTTCGCGAGTGCCGACATCTCCTTCCACCTGGCCATCGGCGACGCGAGCGAGAACCCCGTCCTCGCGGGGGTGCTCGTCAACATCCGCAGCCTGCTTCGCTCCTGGACGGAGAAGGTACTGGCGTCCGAGGTACGGCTCGTCGACTCCCTGGAGCTGCACCGCCCCATCGCCGAGGCCATCCGCGACCAGGACGAACCCGCCGCCCGTGCCGCCATGGCCGCCCACATGGGGACGGCCGTGGCCAACCTGCGCCGGGCACGTCGCGACCGGCCCGGCTCACCCTGA
- a CDS encoding class II fructose-bisphosphate aldolase: MHHGFREHIRAFRARGAAVPAFTAYDLATATGVVTAAERAGVPVILLVSPSTAATRYGHGLVRSLRALADASPAPVAVQLDHATDLALIRATVEAGAHAVLADGSREGYQANLDFVRAVRRHLDDDVIVEAELGRIDGNEDVALSADGHGAALTDPDEAARFADATGVDLLAVSVGNVHGFYRGVPALDLDRLAKIAAATDVPLVLHGASGLPSDVITAAIDTGVCKINVNTELRRAVFAHLEEATPAHAVGLDLDSLLAGWVEATAVTAAETIASFRGDHRPATDSGAAPIHRS, from the coding sequence ATGCACCATGGCTTTCGCGAGCACATCCGCGCATTTCGCGCGCGGGGAGCCGCGGTCCCCGCCTTCACCGCCTACGACCTGGCCACCGCCACGGGGGTCGTCACGGCCGCCGAACGAGCGGGGGTGCCCGTCATCCTGCTCGTCTCGCCGAGCACGGCCGCAACCCGGTACGGGCACGGCCTGGTGCGCTCCCTCAGGGCCCTCGCCGACGCGTCGCCGGCCCCGGTGGCCGTGCAACTGGACCACGCCACCGACCTCGCGCTGATCCGGGCCACCGTGGAGGCGGGCGCCCACGCGGTGCTCGCCGACGGCTCCCGCGAGGGGTACCAGGCCAACCTCGACTTCGTCCGGGCCGTGCGGCGACACCTGGACGACGACGTCATCGTCGAGGCCGAACTCGGCCGGATCGACGGCAACGAGGACGTCGCCCTGTCCGCCGACGGCCACGGTGCCGCGCTCACCGACCCGGACGAGGCCGCGCGCTTCGCCGACGCGACCGGCGTCGACCTGCTCGCGGTCTCCGTCGGCAACGTGCACGGCTTCTACCGCGGTGTCCCGGCGCTCGACCTGGACCGGCTCGCGAAGATCGCCGCGGCGACCGACGTGCCGCTGGTGCTCCACGGCGCGTCCGGGCTCCCGTCCGACGTCATCACCGCGGCGATCGACACCGGGGTGTGCAAGATCAATGTCAACACCGAGCTGCGCCGGGCCGTCTTCGCTCATCTGGAGGAGGCCACCCCGGCGCACGCGGTCGGACTGGATCTCGACAGCTTGCTGGCCGGCTGGGTCGAGGCGACGGCCGTCACCGCCGCCGAGACGATCGCCTCGTTCCGGGGTGACCACCGCCCCGCCACGGACAGCGGCGCCGCTCCCATCCACCGCTCGTGA
- a CDS encoding MFS transporter — MNPLSTAHEGHHGPAAPQVPLKTMRKAVLAGVVGNYTEQYEFGVYAAVTPVLAKVFFPEGDALVGQLAVFAGLAVGFLIRPLGGFIFGRMGDRMGRKKILSLTIILMGFLTALIGILPTYAAAGFLAPCLLLVLRLGQGLAAGGEYAGAVSFVVEYGPSDQRARYTSFVSISVFAGLLTGTALTFGLTALLGNGAMVDWGWRILFLLALPLTIAGFYLRRAVEDTPEFRRQQEMQERARELSEELPATTIAQTLRTQWKPILVFSGFAMTNAVLSYTWTAYIPAYLQSTAGPGRPLSLDLSVLSTSIALLVLLPLLYLSGRLSDRIGRKKMLLAGCATPLVIVPLAFHMVSARTFESAVLAQLVYLVPIFFIAVSVTVCLAEMFPTKMRYTAGSIAFNLAFCIFAGTAPFIASALVDATGTIMSVAVYVCVVSFVSLLVVAFCFKETYRKDLAHDDYNPELNRLVNEPVAETGRA; from the coding sequence ATGAATCCTCTCTCCACGGCACATGAGGGCCACCACGGCCCCGCCGCCCCCCAGGTGCCACTCAAGACCATGCGCAAGGCCGTGCTCGCCGGCGTGGTCGGCAACTACACCGAGCAGTACGAGTTCGGTGTCTACGCGGCAGTCACGCCCGTGCTCGCCAAGGTCTTCTTCCCCGAGGGCGACGCCCTGGTCGGCCAGCTCGCCGTATTCGCCGGCCTCGCGGTCGGCTTCCTCATCCGGCCGCTGGGCGGCTTCATCTTCGGCCGGATGGGCGACCGGATGGGCCGCAAGAAGATCCTCTCCCTCACCATCATCCTGATGGGCTTCCTCACCGCGCTGATCGGCATACTGCCCACCTACGCGGCCGCCGGATTCCTGGCGCCCTGCCTGCTGCTCGTGCTGCGCCTGGGCCAGGGCCTGGCAGCCGGCGGCGAGTACGCGGGCGCCGTCTCCTTCGTGGTCGAGTACGGCCCCTCCGACCAGCGTGCCCGCTACACCTCGTTCGTGTCGATCTCCGTCTTCGCCGGGTTGCTCACCGGCACCGCCCTCACCTTCGGACTGACCGCCCTGCTGGGCAACGGCGCCATGGTGGACTGGGGCTGGCGCATCCTGTTCCTCCTCGCCCTGCCGCTCACGATCGCCGGGTTCTACCTGCGCCGAGCCGTCGAGGACACTCCCGAGTTCCGGCGGCAGCAGGAGATGCAGGAACGGGCCAGGGAACTGTCGGAGGAACTGCCGGCCACGACGATCGCGCAGACCCTGCGGACCCAGTGGAAGCCGATCCTGGTCTTCTCCGGATTCGCCATGACCAACGCGGTGTTGTCCTACACCTGGACCGCCTACATCCCCGCCTACCTCCAGAGCACGGCGGGCCCCGGCCGGCCGCTCAGCCTGGACCTGTCGGTCCTGTCCACCAGCATCGCGCTGCTCGTACTGCTCCCGCTGCTCTACCTCTCCGGCCGCCTCTCGGACCGGATCGGCCGGAAGAAGATGCTGCTCGCCGGCTGCGCCACGCCACTGGTCATCGTCCCGCTGGCCTTCCACATGGTGAGCGCGCGCACCTTCGAAAGCGCGGTCCTGGCCCAGCTCGTCTACCTGGTCCCCATCTTCTTCATCGCCGTGTCGGTGACCGTGTGCCTGGCCGAGATGTTCCCGACGAAGATGCGCTACACCGCCGGTTCCATCGCGTTCAACCTGGCCTTCTGCATCTTCGCGGGCACGGCGCCGTTCATCGCGAGCGCCTTGGTGGACGCCACCGGGACGATCATGTCCGTGGCCGTCTACGTCTGCGTCGTCTCCTTCGTCTCGCTGCTGGTGGTCGCCTTCTGCTTCAAGGAGACCTACCGCAAGGACCTGGCCCACGACGACTACAACCCCGAGCTGAACCGGCTGGTGAACGAGCCCGTCGCGGAGACCGGCCGTGCCTGA
- a CDS encoding aldolase/citrate lyase family protein, which translates to MRSNAVRQLIASGGTAVNGWVSGDGTYAAEVLAHSGFDSVTLDAQHGMFGRDRLVPLLQAVSAGPAVPMVRPSRMDVAEIGWLLDAGAYGIIAPSVDTPGLAEQLVDACFYPPRGTRSFGPSRGLLYGGADYVAHAEGTIMPWAMIESASAVSHLDQIMSTPGLYGVYLGPNDLALDLGLPAGGAISGRVAEIAHQVVERAHAHGLAAGLFCRDGAEAAHWARAGYDLVTPGNDMSYLRSAAAERLACVRGTQPVMRSGGY; encoded by the coding sequence ATGCGCAGCAACGCGGTGCGTCAGCTCATCGCCAGCGGCGGGACGGCCGTGAACGGATGGGTGTCCGGCGACGGAACCTACGCCGCCGAGGTGCTCGCCCACTCCGGGTTCGACAGCGTCACCCTCGATGCCCAGCACGGCATGTTCGGCCGGGACCGGCTGGTGCCCCTGCTCCAGGCGGTGTCCGCGGGGCCGGCCGTGCCCATGGTCCGGCCGTCCCGGATGGACGTCGCCGAGATCGGCTGGCTCCTCGACGCCGGCGCCTACGGGATCATCGCACCCTCCGTCGACACCCCCGGGCTCGCGGAGCAACTGGTCGACGCCTGCTTCTACCCGCCGCGCGGAACCCGCTCGTTCGGTCCCTCGCGGGGCCTGTTGTACGGCGGGGCCGACTACGTCGCCCACGCGGAGGGAACGATCATGCCGTGGGCCATGATCGAGTCCGCCTCGGCCGTGTCGCACCTCGACCAGATCATGAGCACCCCGGGGCTCTACGGCGTCTACCTGGGCCCCAACGACCTGGCGCTGGACCTCGGTCTGCCCGCGGGCGGGGCGATCTCGGGCCGCGTCGCCGAGATCGCGCACCAGGTGGTCGAACGCGCCCACGCCCACGGCCTGGCGGCCGGGCTCTTCTGCCGGGACGGCGCGGAGGCCGCGCACTGGGCGCGGGCAGGCTATGACCTGGTCACCCCCGGCAACGACATGTCCTATCTTCGGAGCGCAGCCGCAGAGCGCCTGGCCTGCGTGCGGGGCACCCAGCCCGTGATGCGATCCGGAGGATACTGA
- a CDS encoding TetR/AcrR family transcriptional regulator has translation MPKIEAGSVREHRAQRLNRLVDAAEAIVAEKGIEALTAGEVAARAGIARNSIYRYFDSIDDLIELIVTREFPAWVDAVAGAVDAESDPGARAVAYVRANLEQAARGTHGWRASLSRGSLSSSGRERVREMHTRLHDILGEVVDELGVQKPELTVAVIQAVVDACIRRIDRGDDLGEVLPFASQATERLLAPGGGPDSSGPSR, from the coding sequence ATGCCGAAGATCGAGGCCGGGAGCGTTCGCGAGCACCGCGCCCAGCGGTTGAACCGGCTCGTCGACGCGGCCGAGGCCATCGTGGCCGAGAAGGGGATCGAGGCGCTCACCGCGGGTGAGGTGGCGGCGCGGGCGGGGATCGCCCGGAACAGCATCTACCGGTACTTCGACTCGATCGACGACCTCATCGAGCTGATCGTGACCCGGGAGTTTCCCGCGTGGGTCGACGCGGTCGCGGGGGCGGTCGACGCGGAATCGGACCCGGGCGCCCGGGCCGTCGCCTATGTGCGGGCCAACCTGGAGCAGGCGGCGCGCGGCACCCACGGATGGCGGGCATCGCTGTCCCGGGGGTCGCTGTCCTCCTCCGGCCGTGAGCGGGTGCGGGAGATGCACACGCGCCTGCACGACATTCTCGGCGAGGTTGTCGACGAACTCGGCGTACAGAAGCCCGAGTTGACGGTAGCGGTGATACAGGCCGTGGTGGACGCGTGCATCCGCAGAATCGACCGCGGCGACGACCTCGGCGAGGTCCTGCCGTTCGCCTCCCAGGCGACCGAGAGGCTCCTCGCCCCCGGTGGCGGCCCGGATTCCTCGGGCCCCTCCCGGTGA
- a CDS encoding four-carbon acid sugar kinase family protein has product MTKTVVLDDDPTGTQSASGVTVLLTWDADTIAQVLRDHDAVYLQTNSRAISEADAVALCRRVAGEIAQVATELAEHVDVVLRGDSTLRGHVFAETDVFVGDDSPILFLPAFPAGGRTTRDGVHYVGTAAGDVPAHETEYARDPVFPFRSSDMVAYVRELGGREAVSVPLDVLRAGGGSAVAEALLSAPGRSVVAPDAVTDEDIDLVHAGLSRARSAGRRVVVRCAAPLAARCAGAVSAGLLPAPVSRPAGPVLVVCGSHTDGATAQLARLTAATGVVPHAIDTDAALLDPRRAGRAVVDRVRADLATRGLAIVSSSRSRRPADNTLSHGERVMTALTTAVDALADDAAVVVAKGGITSAEVARTGLGAHAARVRGQILPGVSVWDLTTRRGDRVYVVVPGNVGGPATLADIARLLGA; this is encoded by the coding sequence GTGACCAAGACCGTCGTGCTGGACGACGACCCCACCGGAACCCAGTCGGCCAGTGGCGTCACCGTCCTGCTCACCTGGGACGCGGACACGATCGCCCAGGTCCTCCGCGACCATGACGCGGTCTACCTGCAGACCAACAGCCGGGCGATCTCCGAGGCCGACGCCGTCGCGCTCTGCCGTCGCGTCGCCGGAGAGATCGCCCAGGTGGCGACGGAGCTGGCCGAACACGTCGACGTGGTCCTGCGCGGCGACTCCACGCTGCGCGGTCATGTCTTCGCCGAGACGGACGTGTTCGTCGGGGACGACAGCCCGATCCTGTTCCTGCCCGCGTTTCCCGCCGGAGGACGTACGACGCGGGACGGCGTGCACTACGTCGGCACCGCGGCCGGGGACGTCCCCGCGCACGAGACGGAGTACGCCCGGGACCCCGTGTTCCCCTTCCGCTCCAGCGACATGGTGGCGTACGTGCGGGAACTCGGCGGGCGGGAGGCCGTCTCGGTGCCGCTCGACGTGCTGCGCGCCGGCGGTGGATCGGCCGTCGCCGAGGCGCTGCTGTCCGCTCCCGGGCGCAGCGTGGTCGCCCCGGACGCCGTCACCGACGAGGACATCGACCTGGTGCACGCCGGTCTGTCGCGGGCGCGGAGCGCCGGGCGGCGCGTCGTGGTGCGCTGTGCGGCGCCGTTGGCGGCCCGGTGCGCGGGCGCGGTGAGCGCGGGACTGCTGCCGGCGCCGGTGAGCAGGCCGGCCGGGCCGGTGCTGGTCGTCTGCGGGTCGCACACCGACGGGGCGACCGCCCAGTTGGCGCGGCTGACCGCGGCCACGGGTGTCGTACCCCATGCGATCGACACGGACGCCGCGTTGCTCGATCCGCGCAGGGCCGGACGGGCCGTGGTGGACCGCGTTCGCGCGGACCTGGCGACCCGGGGTCTCGCGATCGTCTCCTCCAGCCGCTCCCGCCGGCCGGCGGACAACACGCTGAGCCACGGTGAGCGCGTGATGACGGCGTTGACCACGGCCGTCGACGCCCTGGCCGACGACGCGGCCGTGGTCGTCGCCAAGGGCGGCATCACCTCCGCCGAAGTGGCTCGGACCGGCCTGGGGGCGCATGCCGCCCGGGTGCGGGGGCAGATCCTGCCGGGGGTGTCGGTCTGGGACCTCACGACACGGCGCGGTGACCGCGTCTACGTGGTGGTGCCCGGGAACGTCGGCGGCCCGGCGACGCTGGCCGACATCGCGCGCTTGCTCGGCGCCTGA
- a CDS encoding rhodanese-like domain-containing protein produces MTTPTTPHSLTIHELRARIDSGTPPRVLDVRSPLEFEEAHIPGSHNVPLPLLREHREEFTRHLDSDVVLVCRSGQRAGQAERALAEAGLPGLAVLSGGMTAWERSGAPTKYGQERWDMERQIRLVAGSLVLVGALGSFVVPGLQALSAFVGAGLAFAAVSNTCAMGMLLSRMPWNRVPSVDPREAVAQLSAGR; encoded by the coding sequence ATGACCACCCCCACCACGCCGCACAGCCTGACCATCCACGAACTGCGCGCCAGGATCGACTCGGGAACCCCGCCCCGGGTGCTGGACGTCCGCTCCCCCCTCGAGTTCGAGGAAGCGCACATTCCCGGCTCCCACAACGTCCCCCTGCCCCTGCTCCGTGAGCACCGTGAGGAGTTCACCAGGCACCTGGACTCCGACGTGGTCCTCGTGTGCCGTTCCGGTCAGCGCGCCGGCCAGGCCGAACGTGCCCTCGCGGAAGCCGGGCTCCCGGGCCTGGCGGTCCTGTCGGGCGGCATGACCGCGTGGGAGAGGTCCGGCGCCCCGACGAAGTACGGTCAGGAACGCTGGGACATGGAGCGCCAGATCCGCCTGGTCGCCGGTTCCCTGGTACTGGTCGGAGCCCTCGGAAGCTTCGTCGTTCCCGGACTGCAGGCGCTGTCCGCGTTCGTCGGCGCGGGACTGGCGTTCGCCGCCGTCAGCAACACCTGTGCCATGGGCATGCTCCTGTCCAGGATGCCGTGGAACCGCGTACCGTCCGTCGACCCCCGCGAGGCCGTGGCACAGCTCTCCGCCGGCAGGTGA
- a CDS encoding alpha/beta hydrolase, whose translation MPDPSTDRADATVSPEGPSGGRPEALPPLVLLPGMQCTRELFAPFVAALLGHRPGTRISVRPVTEATHVRAVGAAVAGFDRPVILVGHSLGGTVALAAARLRPDRVAGVVTLCANPRAPRADQIQAWQVRRARVTDPEPGADADPPVELLIGPARDAASPSRHRVAARLCRRMADATGAARLGRQLTLQLERVDERPGLARFTGPVLAVGAEDDLLVPPERSREIAAAAPRGAVRILPRATHMAPLLAPDLVAATVTTWLEREFGQPGESPTARHACRT comes from the coding sequence GTGCCTGACCCCTCGACGGACCGGGCCGACGCGACCGTCTCGCCCGAGGGCCCTTCCGGGGGACGGCCCGAAGCCCTGCCGCCGCTGGTGCTCCTGCCCGGCATGCAGTGCACCCGGGAGTTGTTCGCCCCGTTCGTGGCGGCGCTGCTCGGCCACCGGCCCGGTACCCGGATCAGCGTCCGCCCGGTGACCGAGGCCACCCACGTCCGGGCGGTCGGCGCCGCGGTCGCCGGCTTCGACCGCCCGGTGATTCTGGTCGGACACTCGCTCGGCGGCACGGTCGCCCTGGCGGCGGCGCGGCTGCGGCCGGACCGGGTCGCGGGCGTGGTCACCCTCTGCGCCAACCCGAGGGCGCCGCGGGCGGACCAGATCCAGGCATGGCAGGTGCGACGGGCCCGCGTCACCGACCCGGAGCCGGGAGCGGACGCCGATCCCCCGGTCGAGCTGCTGATCGGCCCCGCCCGGGACGCCGCCTCCCCGAGCCGGCACCGCGTGGCGGCGCGGCTGTGCCGCCGGATGGCGGACGCCACCGGCGCCGCCCGCCTCGGCCGGCAGCTCACGCTCCAACTGGAACGAGTCGACGAACGACCCGGCCTGGCGCGATTCACCGGACCGGTCCTGGCCGTCGGAGCCGAGGACGACCTGCTCGTCCCGCCGGAGCGCTCCCGGGAGATCGCGGCCGCCGCCCCGCGTGGCGCCGTACGCATCCTGCCGCGGGCGACGCACATGGCGCCGCTGCTCGCCCCGGACCTCGTCGCCGCGACGGTGACCACCTGGCTGGAACGGGAGTTCGGCCAACCCGGCGAGAGCCCCACCGCCCGGCACGCATGCCGGACCTGA
- a CDS encoding metal-sensitive transcriptional regulator — MVQLPADQVRSAANRLKRAQGQLAGVVRMLEEGRDCEDVVTQLAAVNRALDRAGFAIVAGGLKECLTREGGADSLDTRKMERLFLSLS, encoded by the coding sequence ATGGTCCAGCTCCCCGCCGACCAGGTACGGTCGGCCGCCAACCGCCTCAAGCGGGCCCAGGGTCAACTCGCCGGCGTGGTACGCATGCTGGAGGAGGGACGGGACTGCGAGGACGTGGTCACCCAGCTCGCCGCGGTCAACCGCGCCCTGGACCGGGCCGGCTTCGCCATCGTCGCCGGCGGCCTCAAGGAGTGCCTGACCCGCGAGGGCGGAGCCGACAGCCTCGACACCCGCAAGATGGAGAGGCTCTTTCTCTCCCTGTCCTGA
- a CDS encoding MMPL family transporter produces the protein MYTSILRCFLATRKRASVVVLFWVLLAGLLAQLAPDLKSVQDNTTANLPPAASDSMRARDLVREEFPGQDALPAVIVVRGPDGDRERTAQAVERITSALTGPDRPRQVTGVVSAAGNPRAAEGLVSGDGGTQLLLVPVEGSPSDESFRTAVGKVRELARDQADGAEVAVTGPAGIATDTVAVFSQGDRILLLATVLLVLVLLFAIYRSPLLALIPLLAAGVAMRVSETLGALMADAGWFGISSQTASIMTVLLFGVGTDYALIITARYREALLDEPDRHRAMQTAMRGVGETVLASASTVVLAMFALLVAVSPSLRGFGPYLALGVAVMALVAFTFVPAVVLLLGRSVFWPGGVRKAAERSRGGSLWRYVADLVTRAPVKVTSAVLAVLVALGAGLAGYQQSFDFVSGFRVDTESEHGRTLVRDAFGPGALAPVTVLVRGGDDLRATDAPSHIAGSLARVDGVADVGERPQLSRDGHTASFQVVLDQDPYSPEALDTVEPLRKSAQTAAERAGVTEAEALVGGETAQTADIRSALDRDTVWILALVLAVVTGVLALLLRSLLAPVYLVVTLVLSFVATMGATTFVTVTVLGDDGIGNRVTAYVFVFLVALGVDYNIFIMSRFKEEARVAQAAPALKAAVTRTGGVVSSAGLILAATFAVLMTQPIRELFQFGFAMAFGILLDTFVIRPLLVPSLVRLLGDRALWPTRMSHPGRSGGNPATAHAAPTAGGTA, from the coding sequence ATGTACACCAGCATTCTCCGATGTTTCCTGGCCACCAGGAAACGCGCCTCCGTGGTCGTCCTCTTCTGGGTCCTCCTCGCGGGACTCCTGGCCCAGCTCGCCCCCGACCTCAAGTCCGTTCAGGACAACACGACCGCCAACCTCCCTCCGGCCGCCTCGGACTCCATGCGGGCGCGTGACCTCGTCCGCGAGGAGTTCCCCGGACAGGACGCCCTCCCCGCGGTGATCGTCGTCCGCGGGCCGGACGGCGACCGGGAACGAACCGCCCAGGCCGTGGAACGGATCACGAGCGCCCTGACCGGTCCCGACCGGCCCCGGCAGGTGACCGGCGTCGTGTCCGCCGCCGGGAACCCCCGGGCCGCGGAAGGACTGGTCTCCGGCGACGGCGGCACCCAGCTCCTGCTCGTTCCGGTCGAGGGCAGCCCTTCCGACGAATCGTTCCGTACGGCCGTCGGGAAGGTCCGCGAACTGGCGCGCGACCAGGCCGACGGCGCCGAGGTCGCCGTCACCGGCCCCGCCGGCATCGCCACCGACACGGTCGCGGTGTTCAGCCAGGGGGACCGGATCCTGCTGCTGGCCACGGTGCTGCTCGTCCTGGTGCTCCTGTTCGCCATCTACCGTTCTCCCCTGCTGGCGCTGATCCCGCTGCTCGCCGCCGGAGTGGCCATGCGCGTCTCGGAGACCCTCGGCGCCCTCATGGCCGACGCGGGCTGGTTCGGCATCAGCTCCCAGACGGCCTCGATCATGACCGTTCTGCTCTTCGGCGTGGGCACCGACTACGCGCTGATCATCACCGCCCGCTACCGCGAGGCGCTCCTGGACGAACCCGACCGGCACCGGGCGATGCAGACCGCCATGCGTGGTGTCGGCGAGACCGTCCTGGCCAGCGCTTCGACCGTCGTGCTCGCCATGTTCGCGCTGCTGGTCGCCGTATCGCCGTCCCTGCGCGGATTCGGGCCGTACCTGGCCCTCGGCGTGGCCGTCATGGCGCTGGTGGCCTTCACCTTCGTGCCGGCCGTCGTCCTGCTCCTCGGGCGGAGCGTCTTCTGGCCCGGCGGTGTGCGGAAGGCAGCCGAGCGCAGCCGCGGCGGCTCCCTGTGGCGCTACGTCGCCGACCTCGTGACCCGCGCCCCGGTCAAGGTCACCAGTGCCGTCCTCGCGGTCCTCGTGGCCCTGGGCGCCGGTCTGGCCGGCTACCAGCAGAGCTTCGACTTCGTCAGCGGCTTCCGCGTCGACACCGAGTCGGAGCACGGCCGGACGCTCGTACGCGACGCCTTCGGCCCCGGCGCGTTGGCACCCGTCACCGTCCTGGTCCGCGGGGGCGACGACCTGCGCGCCACGGACGCGCCCTCCCACATCGCCGGCTCCCTGGCCCGGGTGGACGGGGTCGCCGACGTGGGCGAACGACCGCAGCTCAGCCGCGACGGACACACGGCCTCCTTCCAGGTCGTCCTCGACCAGGACCCCTACTCCCCCGAGGCGCTCGACACGGTCGAGCCCCTCCGCAAGTCCGCGCAGACGGCGGCGGAACGCGCCGGGGTCACGGAAGCGGAAGCACTCGTGGGAGGCGAGACCGCCCAGACCGCCGACATCCGCTCCGCCCTCGACCGCGACACCGTCTGGATCCTCGCCCTGGTCCTGGCCGTGGTGACCGGAGTCCTCGCCCTCCTGCTGCGCTCGCTCCTGGCCCCCGTCTACCTCGTCGTCACCCTCGTCCTGTCGTTCGTGGCGACGATGGGCGCGACCACGTTCGTCACCGTGACGGTCCTCGGTGACGACGGGATAGGCAACCGGGTCACGGCGTACGTCTTCGTCTTCCTCGTCGCCCTCGGTGTGGACTACAACATCTTCATCATGAGCCGCTTCAAGGAGGAGGCACGCGTGGCCCAGGCGGCCCCGGCGCTGAAGGCCGCCGTCACCCGCACCGGCGGCGTCGTCTCCTCGGCCGGCCTCATCCTGGCCGCCACCTTCGCCGTACTGATGACCCAGC
- a CDS encoding anion permease has translation MYAAGTDVEEAVATSLSVVGVTSAVGVVTHAHGGRVRRRTGVPSGAAGAHTGGRVGGDVPDLVLAALVTAVRAPTESSGPSECSRG, from the coding sequence GTGTACGCCGCGGGCACGGACGTCGAGGAGGCCGTCGCGACCTCCCTGTCCGTCGTCGGCGTCACCTCCGCCGTGGGCGTGGTCACCCACGCCCACGGCGGACGGGTCCGCCGGCGCACCGGCGTCCCGTCCGGGGCGGCCGGCGCCCACACCGGCGGGCGCGTCGGCGGTGACGTCCCCGACCTCGTCCTGGCCGCCCTCGTGACGGCGGTGCGGGCGCCGACGGAATCTTCCGGCCCGTCCGAGTGTTCGCGTGGGTGA